The window GATACCATCGGTCCAGGTACGCCACCCCGTACCCATGTCCCAGCCCACGACCTCGACGGACCCCATCGCCCACGCGGTCCCGGCCCGACTGGCGACGGCTTCGGGCAGTAACGTCGCCGTCGTCGGCGAGCCGATGGTCGGAAAGAGCGGTGTCGCCCTCGACGCGCTCGAGGCGGCCGCCGATGCCGGCCGCGACACCCTCCTCATCTCGGCCGCCCGTGGCCCCGGACGGATGCCCGTCCCGGACTCGGTGTCGGTCGTCGACTGCACGCCGGGGCCGGAATCGGAGGACGCCGTGTCCGTGAACTCCCCGGCCGACCTGACGGGCATCGGCATGCCCGTCTCGAAGGTCCTCGGCGACGCGGACCGCCCGGTCGTCGCGGTGGACTCGCTGACCTCGCTCCTCCTCTACAACGAGACACGGGAGGCTTTCCGGTTCTTCTCCGTACTGAGCACACAGGTCGCGAGCGCGAACGGCCTCGGGATGTACCTCGTCGACGACGGCGCCCACGACGAGCGGACGGTCCAGACGTTCGCCCAGCTGTTCGACGGTCAGGTCGAACTCCGAAGCGGTCTCGGCGGCACCGAGGCCCGCGGTCGAGGGGTCGAGACGCTGCCCGCCGAGTGGTTGCCGGCGCGGAGCTGAGCCGGCGCGGAACCGACCGGGTGGAGCCGACCGACGCGGTTCGGGACACGGTACGCGGCCCGGATGTAACACCGGGACGTTCTCCGACTCAGTGCCATTCGTCGCGGAGCGACGCGGCCTGCTCGGGGTCGTGCCCGCACAGGACGGTCGCATCCGTCCGACGCTCGATATCCTTCAGCCGGCGGAGTGACTCGTGCCAGTCGACGTTGCTCGTCGTGAGCGACTGTCCCATCGGTGCCTCGTCCTCGTAGTTGGGGCGCAGGAACGCCTCGTCGCCGGCGACGAGCACGGTGCCGTGGTCGTCGGTGTCGAGCCGTGCGCCGAGTAGCCCCGGGGTGTGGCCTGGGAGGTGGAGCAGGTCGAAGCCCGGCACGAGCTGGCGCTCGCCCGCCACGACCTGCCAGTTCAGGTCGTGGTCGAAATCGCTCGCGAGGTAGGCGTTCGCCCCGGCCGGCGTCTTCGCCGAGAGGTAGGCGAACTCGACTTCCCGCTGGTGGACGTAGACGGGAACGTCCGTGCCGGCGAACGCGTAGAGGCCGCCGGCGTGGTCGAGGTGGAGGTGGCTCTGGACCACCATGTCGATATCGTCGAGCGCGTAGCCCACGTCCGAGAGGGCCGTTTCGAGGTCCCGCTCGCCCGCGTCGGGGTGTGCGAACGCCTCGAACAGCGGCTCCGGCCAGTAGCCGTCGCCGGCCTCCGGGTGCGACCCGGTGTCCCACAGGATGGTCCCCTCCGGGTGGTCGACGAGCAGGTTCCACACCGCGAACTCGCCGTAATCGGAATCTGGGTTCCGGTTCGAGTAGGTCGCCGCAGTCGTCCCGTCGATGGCGAAGTTGCGGTCCGACATAATCGTCCCACGGTCCAGCAGGTAGAGGTCCATCTCGACCATACGTCCAGTAGGAGCGGAACGGTCAAACCCTTGTGGGCGACGAGGCAGCGGAGCGTGGAGGGTGTGCCGAGAGAGTTGTATCCTCGTTAGTATGTATATACGTTCCTCAACCAGGAATCGCGAGAGCTATCTGGACATTATCCAGATAATATCGGGCATTCGGCTAGAAATCCGTCACGTGCTGCTGGGAACCACTCGCATCACGGCCCCGATGAGGCCGCCGTCGTCGGTCGGGGTGGCGGCGGGGCCCTGTGGCTCCGTCGGTGTCGTGGCAGGGGTCTCGTCGGGGGCGCTCGTCGGAGTCTCGTCGCCGACCAGTCCGTCGGTCGCTTCGGTCGGCGAGGGGGTGCTATCACCGCCGCCCGGCCCCCCGTCATCCGCCGCCGATGTGGGCGTCGGGGTCGGCCCGGTAGTGCCGTCGGACTCGTTCTTCGTACCGAAGATGTCCGTCTCGAACTCCTGGACGTAGGTCATCCGGTCGAGCGGGACGCGGATCTCGTTCCCGGTCGGGAGTTCGACCTTCGCGTAGAAGTCGATGCGAAGCGTCGTCTCCTGGTCGTTCTGGAGGTGCGAGACCCACCACTCGTCGAGGTTCCCGTTGTCGATGGCCGGGGTGGTGCGGAGCGTCTCGGTGCTCCCCCCCGGGATGACGTAGACCTCGTCGGTCGCCCCCGACCCCATCGAGATGTTGTTCATCGTGATGTCGTAGCCGACCTCGGTGATGGTGTAGGGCTTCAGCTGCGGGTTGTAGACGACGAACTCCATCGGAATCGGCGTCTGCTGGCGGTCGACCTGCCCCCACTCGGCGTCCGTCCGGTTGATGTAGAGGACCGGATTGGCGTAGAGCGGGTTCTCCGGGCCGTTCACCGGTCGCGTCTCATCCGAGGCGAACGCGCTGATGATATCCGTCTCGACCTGCTTGCGCTGGTTCAGGTCGAACGAGCGGTTGCCCAGCACCGAGGTCTGCACCGTCGCGTCGATGGTGACGTTGGTCACCTCGTCGTTGCGGATGTGCGAGACCCACCACGGCGGGATACGGTCGTTGCGCATCTGGGTGCGGAACGGGAGCGTGGTGTTGCCCGAGTCCACGTCGAGTCCCGCCTTCGACCCGTGGGCAATCTCGACGTCGTTCATGTAGACGGTGTAGTTGACCGTCGAGCCGCCCAGTCGGACCCCGATGGGGTTGGGGTTGTTCACCACCAGGTCAGTCAGGATCATCGTCTGCTCGTCGTTCACGTCGCCGAACCGGTTCTCCACGTCGACGACCGACGGCGCACCCACCAGACCCAGGGCGAAGGCCCCACCGACGCTGGCCGTCAACACGCCCAGCGCGGCGATGACGGCCTTCACCCGTGCTATGGCACGGTCGTCCATCATATCGGCCGGAGTCGTGGCCCGCGTATCAACCTTCTGCCCCCGTCTCGCTGACGTTTCGTTCAGTTCGCGGCGCCTCCGTGCGGTCCCGGCCGGGGCGCGCTCAGCAGGCCGAGGAACCCCCCGACCACCGCGGCGAGGAAGACGGCCCCGACCCAGAGGTGGACCGTCCACGAGAGAGTGCCGCGGGCGGCCAGCGCAAGGAAGTGGGCCGTGACGATAGCACCCGGGGTCACCGAACCGACCAGGGCGGCTCGGCGACGGGGGCCGAGGCCGCGCCGGGCGAGCGCCGCGGCCACCTCGGCGACCAGTCCGGCAGCCAGGTACCACGGGACCAGCCAGGCGTGTGCACCGAGCCACGCGACGGCAGCCGTCGGGACCACGACCAGGAGCGTCACGGCACCGAGTGGAAGTGTGACCCGTGTCGAGAGGAACAGGACGACAGCCGCGATGAGCGCGGCGTGGAACAGAAGGCCCGAGAGGCCGTGGGCCGCGCCCACACCGCCGCTTCCGGCGAGCAGGAAAGCGGGATGAGCGTAGACCGTGAACACCGTCGCGACGACGGCGGCGAGCGTGCTGGTCAACACGAGCGGGCCGTATACGAGCCATCCCTGCGAAACC of the Haloglomus salinum genome contains:
- a CDS encoding DUF7504 family protein encodes the protein MSQPTTSTDPIAHAVPARLATASGSNVAVVGEPMVGKSGVALDALEAAADAGRDTLLISAARGPGRMPVPDSVSVVDCTPGPESEDAVSVNSPADLTGIGMPVSKVLGDADRPVVAVDSLTSLLLYNETREAFRFFSVLSTQVASANGLGMYLVDDGAHDERTVQTFAQLFDGQVELRSGLGGTEARGRGVETLPAEWLPARS
- a CDS encoding N-acyl homoserine lactonase family protein, yielding MVEMDLYLLDRGTIMSDRNFAIDGTTAATYSNRNPDSDYGEFAVWNLLVDHPEGTILWDTGSHPEAGDGYWPEPLFEAFAHPDAGERDLETALSDVGYALDDIDMVVQSHLHLDHAGGLYAFAGTDVPVYVHQREVEFAYLSAKTPAGANAYLASDFDHDLNWQVVAGERQLVPGFDLLHLPGHTPGLLGARLDTDDHGTVLVAGDEAFLRPNYEDEAPMGQSLTTSNVDWHESLRRLKDIERRTDATVLCGHDPEQAASLRDEWH
- a CDS encoding LEA type 2 family protein, whose amino-acid sequence is MMDDRAIARVKAVIAALGVLTASVGGAFALGLVGAPSVVDVENRFGDVNDEQTMILTDLVVNNPNPIGVRLGGSTVNYTVYMNDVEIAHGSKAGLDVDSGNTTLPFRTQMRNDRIPPWWVSHIRNDEVTNVTIDATVQTSVLGNRSFDLNQRKQVETDIISAFASDETRPVNGPENPLYANPVLYINRTDAEWGQVDRQQTPIPMEFVVYNPQLKPYTITEVGYDITMNNISMGSGATDEVYVIPGGSTETLRTTPAIDNGNLDEWWVSHLQNDQETTLRIDFYAKVELPTGNEIRVPLDRMTYVQEFETDIFGTKNESDGTTGPTPTPTSAADDGGPGGGDSTPSPTEATDGLVGDETPTSAPDETPATTPTEPQGPAATPTDDGGLIGAVMRVVPSST